A single genomic interval of Nitrospirota bacterium harbors:
- the glyA gene encoding serine hydroxymethyltransferase, translating to MDALKVTDLDVYEAIRAEEQRQREKLLLIASENFASPAVLAAQGCLMTNKYAEGYPRKRYYGGCQHVDTVEELAIQRAKQIFGAEHVNVQPHSGSQANMAAYLAVLKPGDAILGMDLAQGGHLTHGSRVNFSGTLFRAFSYGVDRETETIDYDAVQRIAEDCRPRMVVVGASAYARTLDFPRFQQIAQSVGAYLMVDIAHIAGLIAAGLHPNPVPYADFVTTTTHKTLRGPRGGIVMCKAEHAKAVDKIVFPGLQGGPLMHVIAAKAVALKEALSPGFKLYQRQVLANARALAQGLVDRGYRIVSGGTDTHLMLVNLTSKGITGKEAETALDAAGIIVNKNAVPYDEKPPAVASGIRLGTPIVSTRGMREREMGEIVSLIDRVLQRPHDTQAHTDVRAQAKALCDRFPIFYSYESSPA from the coding sequence ATGGATGCTCTGAAAGTGACGGACCTCGACGTGTACGAGGCCATCCGCGCGGAGGAACAGCGCCAGCGCGAGAAGCTCCTGTTGATCGCGTCGGAAAACTTCGCCAGTCCGGCGGTCTTGGCGGCCCAGGGCTGCCTCATGACCAACAAGTACGCCGAAGGGTATCCCCGCAAGCGCTATTACGGGGGCTGCCAGCACGTGGATACGGTCGAGGAGCTGGCGATCCAGCGGGCGAAGCAAATCTTCGGCGCGGAGCACGTCAACGTGCAGCCTCATTCCGGCTCGCAGGCCAACATGGCCGCCTACCTCGCCGTGCTGAAGCCGGGCGATGCGATCCTCGGGATGGACCTCGCGCAGGGCGGCCATCTCACGCACGGGAGCCGCGTCAATTTTTCCGGCACCCTTTTCCGGGCCTTCTCCTACGGCGTCGATCGCGAGACCGAAACGATCGATTACGACGCGGTTCAGCGAATCGCCGAAGACTGTCGTCCGCGCATGGTGGTGGTGGGGGCCAGCGCCTACGCCCGCACGCTCGATTTCCCCCGCTTCCAGCAGATCGCGCAGTCCGTCGGCGCCTATCTGATGGTCGATATCGCCCACATCGCCGGCCTCATCGCCGCGGGGTTGCATCCCAACCCCGTCCCCTACGCCGACTTCGTGACGACCACGACCCACAAGACCCTGCGCGGGCCGCGCGGCGGCATCGTCATGTGCAAGGCGGAGCACGCCAAGGCCGTGGACAAGATCGTGTTCCCGGGACTGCAGGGCGGCCCGCTGATGCACGTCATCGCCGCCAAGGCGGTGGCCCTGAAAGAAGCGCTGTCGCCCGGTTTCAAGCTGTACCAGCGGCAGGTGCTGGCCAACGCGCGTGCCCTGGCCCAAGGCCTGGTGGACCGCGGGTATCGGATCGTGTCGGGGGGCACGGACACGCACCTCATGCTGGTGAACCTGACGAGCAAAGGCATCACCGGGAAGGAAGCCGAGACCGCGCTGGATGCGGCCGGCATCATCGTCAACAAGAACGCCGTTCCCTACGACGAAAAGCCGCCGGCGGTGGCGAGCGGCATTCGCCTGGGAACACCGATCGTCTCGACCCGAGGGATGCGGGAACGGGAGATGGGCGAGATCGTCTCTTTGATCGACCGGGTGCTCCAACGCCCTCACGACACGCAGGCGCACACCGACGTGCGCGCCCAGGCGAAGGCGTTGTGCGACCGATTCCCCATTTTCTATTCCTACGAATCGTCCCCCGCGTGA
- the rplI gene encoding 50S ribosomal protein L9 has product MKVILQETLEGIGHLGDLIDVSDGFARNYLLPRRKALEANSRNIKAFEHAKRMMAEKAKKERLEIEALAKKISAVSLTVTAQVGKDDKMFGSVTAKDLAEGLAEQGFTVDRRKIQLAQPIKELGTFTVPVKLPRDITASVTVQVVKKQEPEASAKE; this is encoded by the coding sequence ATGAAAGTGATTCTCCAGGAAACGCTCGAAGGGATCGGCCATCTGGGCGACCTGATCGATGTCTCGGACGGATTTGCGCGCAATTATCTCTTGCCGCGCCGGAAGGCGCTCGAGGCGAACAGCCGCAACATCAAGGCCTTTGAACATGCGAAACGCATGATGGCGGAAAAGGCGAAGAAAGAGAGACTGGAGATCGAAGCGTTGGCGAAAAAGATCTCCGCCGTCTCGCTCACCGTCACCGCACAGGTCGGCAAGGACGACAAGATGTTCGGGTCCGTGACCGCGAAAGATCTCGCGGAGGGCTTGGCCGAACAGGGCTTCACCGTCGACCGCCGGAAAATCCAATTGGCCCAGCCGATCAAGGAGCTCGGCACATTCACCGTTCCCGTGAAGCTGCCGCGCGACATCACCGCCAGCGTGACCGTTCAAGTCGTGAAAAAGCAGGAGCCGGAGGCTTCCGCCAAGGAGTAA